A window of Balearica regulorum gibbericeps isolate bBalReg1 chromosome Z, bBalReg1.pri, whole genome shotgun sequence contains these coding sequences:
- the S1PR3 gene encoding sphingosine 1-phosphate receptor 3 — translation MMAAVTVPPGALVSLQGNEEMDPLIVLHYNYTGKLILREKATDNIDLPTIAFLILCSFIVLENLMVLIAIWKNNKFHNRMYFFIGNLALCDLLAGIVYKVNILMSGKKTLSLSSTIWFIREGSMFVALGASTFSLLAIAIERHLTMIKMRPYDANKKYRVFLLIGTCWLISISLGALPILGWNCINNLADCSTILPLYSKKYVVFCISIFIAILVAIVILYARIYILVKSSSRNVTNHNNSERSMALLRTVVIVVSVFIACWSPLFILFLIDVACRVKECSILYKANWFIALAVINSAMNPIIYTLASKEMRRAFFRLVCGCLVKSKVSRSLPIQPTPDQSRSKSSSSNAQKQKEDFPRMNIPSCIPEKNESSFHNGTFCK, via the coding sequence ATGATGGCAGCAGTTACTGTGCCACCTGGTGCTCTTGTCAGCCTTCAAGGAAATGAAGAGATGGACCCTCTGATCGTACTGCATTATAATTACACAGGAAAGCTTATTCTAAGGGAGAAGGCAACTGATAACATAGACCTGCCCACTATTGCATTTCTTATCCTATGTAGTTTCATAGTCCTGGAAAACTTGATGGTGTTGATTGCCATATGGAAAAACAATAAATTTCACAACCGCATGTACTTTTTTATTGGCAATCTGGCTCTCTGTGATCTTTTAGCTGGGATTGTTTACAAAGTAAACATTCTGATGTCTGGGAAGAAAACTCTGAGCTTGTCCTCCACAATCTGGTTCATTAGGGAAGGCAGCATGTTTGTTGCCCTGGGAGCCTCCACCTTCAGCTTACTAGCAATAGCTATTGAGCGTCACCTGACCATGATTAAAATGAGGCCTTATGATGCGAATAAAAAATACAGGGTGTTCCTTCTCATTGGTACATGCTGGCTTATTTCGATTTCCTTGGGTGCCTTACCCATCCTCGGCTGGAACTGTATAAACAACTTAGCAGATTGCTCAACAATTTTGCCTCTCTACTCCAAGAAGTATGTTGTGTTCTGCATTAGTATCTTCATAGCCATTTTGGTTGCCATTGTCATCCTTTATGCCCGTATCTACATTCTGGTAAAGTCCAGCAGTCGTAACGTCACTAACCACAATAACTCAGAGCGGTCCATGGCACTCCTTAGGACTGTCGTGATCGTTGTTAGTGTCTTCATTGCCTGTTGGTCTCCACTGTTCATCCTGTTCCTCATCGACGTGGCCTGCAGGGTCAAGGAGTGCTCTATCCTGTACAAAGCCAATTGGTTTATTGCTCTGGCGGTCATCAATTCTGCAATGAACCCCATCATCTACACTCTGGCCAGTAAGGAAATGCGTCGGGCCTTCTTTCGCCTAGTTTGTGGCTGCCTGGTGAAATCCAAGGTGTCCAGATCTTTGCCTATTCAGCCCACACCAGATCAAAGTCGAAGTAAATCCAGTAGCAGCAATGcccagaagcagaaggaagatttCCCACGGATGAATATTCCCTCATGTATCCCTGAGAAAAATGAATCTTCATTTCACAATGGAACCTTCTGTAAGTAA